Below is a genomic region from Brassica rapa cultivar Chiifu-401-42 chromosome A08, CAAS_Brap_v3.01, whole genome shotgun sequence.
TTTTGTTTCACCACGACCAGAAGATTCCAAGTTGATGTTTAGGCTAATCAATTTCTGGGAAACTTCCATTAATTCCAAAAGAGGCATCCTTATCGGAACCAAGTACGTGATAGTCGATTTCtttaatcatcatcatccacaGTAACTTGATCGCTTTGGTTACAGAATCGACCGATTGAGAAAATATAAGAGACTTAGGCTCAATTCTTCATTGACTTCGTCATGGATAAGAAGATTAGGAGTGGTTATGGGAGTTATATAAGGTATTTTATCTATTGGAACAATGGCATAGGATTACATTTGATCTGAATACAAGCAGTGTTTTGTTATTGATGATGATCAAGAACCATTGATTTCTCAATTCATGATTGGAGATTTCTCAATTCATGATTGGAGATGAAACCAACTCATCAAGTAATGGCTCTTtcttcgaaaatataaaatacaaaaaattcaaAGTTAAATGTGTTTTCGTTTGTGTTATCatctacatatatatttaactttGGATTGTTTGTGTTGAAAAGGATTACAAATCTGAAACCTGGTGAGGAACAAGAAGATCCAGAAAGGAGGTATGTGTAAATAAGAGTTTATGGTCGGATAACTTAGAGAGAGTGGTTGATGAGAATATGAAGATTGAAGAGAGAACTTGTAAGCAAGTAATTACACTTGGACTTATGTTCACTGACAAATCCCCATTAAAGCAAACCAAGCTTCAACGCAGATTTATGACATGGTGTTTCTTCGTATGTGTCTAGCTCAAGGCATCAATCATATATTGTAATTAGGTTGGGTGTATTGAAGAATTGAAGCattattcttttgttttgatttttaatagaaaagatAGTTATGTTACGATTTGAAGATATCTTTTGTGTTTCTTTCTTAGTGAAATTAAAtttctatgatttttttcttcgaTTTTAAATTTCACATACACTGAATCCAAAGTTACATTGTTGTCGGTACAACAGACATATACAAGTACAACCAATACAATTTACTTTTTAGGTAAGATTTGTCCGTGCACAAATAAACATACCCGTAGTCTGGTTTATCAGTCACCATTTTCAGTCCAATGTGAtctcttttatataattaataggCAAAGCCATCTGTGGATATGAAAAGGGTTCTAACGAGGTATCTAATGAGTATATCTAATGAATCTAAGGTTATAGGAAAACATGGATGAGATGACATGATCACAAGTTTTGCTCAAGTTTGCGGGATCAAAACAAATTCTAAAAAACACATGTAcctatcttattatataaaggaGTGTTTACCTTCTTCCTAGGCCCTCCACATCAGATTCCAGCTAGGAAAGTCGAGCAAGGAGACGGCGCCACGTGTCTGTTATTCAAAACGCGTCGTTTAATTTATGGaaagtaataaaaatttatgggCTTTCTATTTATGTTAAGAATTAAAGCCCAAAAAAATAGACTTTACAGTCCTCATCGCTTACCATGCCGTAACTAGggttcgtcttcttcttcttctaacaCTTggtatctaaattttttttctctgttatcTGTCAGCATCAATGGCGTCTCGAGTAATTGGATTACTGAAATCGAGTTGCAGAATCTCTTTGTTTGTCTCCAATCGCGTCTTATAGCCTTCTCTTCTAATAATTCGAAACGTTCTGAGTTATTCATCGCATTTATCACCTTATTAACTCCATAGGCAACATAAACCACTATCTGACTTTAATTGTGAGTTATACCTCTGAACTACACCTATAAAAATGTTAGCTTTCTTCACTTGAGCATCATCTTCTCAATCTGTGAAAACACTAATCTATATATTACCTGTGAAATGGCTAACTTATCAATCTTCCTTTCTGATCTGAAGCCTGGCCGAGGCTCCTCCACCGTCCAAGTGCTGTTGCTCAGATTCTGGAAAACCAGAAATGTTCgagtgggggggggggggggggtggggaaCTGATGTCTCTTGATATGCTCTTACTGGATTCAAAGGTAATTATGTTCTTAAACTCATGTTCAGATTGCTTTATGTTCACAAAACTCATGTTCAAAGTTTTCTTAAAGCGATGTAAGAAATGTTCTTAGGCTTATGTTCATAGTCTTCTTATGTTATTAAACCCATGTTCACAGTGTTCTCGGTACATCTGCAGAGAACTCTCGAATTATTTCTTAAATCTCTCAAAGACGTTTAATCTCAAGGTAAGACACCTATAGAGTCAACGAAAATGGGTAGATAAACTACATAAAAGGATACAAAGATTCAACCTTTCTGGATTTCTAGAGTTGTCGAACCCGAAGCAAAGGTAGGAGGAGCGATCTCCACCATGTCAGAATCCTTCGACGATCTTCCTGAATATTGATTCTTTATGCTTcgcaaaaaaaaagtgattcaAAGATGTAGATGATCTGGAGAGGAAGAAAGCATACCTTTTTATACTCGTAGAAACACCACCTCTCAGAAGATTAACACACATTGAAGTGGAAATCGTGGCTAAAGGAGTTAAGAACATGCTTAATGCGATGGATCTGGAAGAATTCGTTTCGATTGATGGAAGGTGTAAGGACTTGATAGAAACCCTCAACAAACTGAATCGTCACGCCGATTTAAGCAGATTCATCTCCTTTAGATGGAAGAATCAGAAAACCCTATAAATAGATCGCATAGCGGTAGCTCGGAGGCCACTGGAACTGAAAAAGGGGCCGCGTGACATGCCAAGAACAAAGCCCGTACACGAAGCCCATAAACATCCATACAACTTTAATTGAAACAATGTGTTTTGGACGAACAGACACACTTACATGCTTCGACTTTGTGACCTGGAATCCTATGTGGCGCTCTAAGTAgagagaaaaatgtgttttataataatatagttttgatttttcttagTTTTTGCATGTTTTatgcaaaaatattaaataatatttttggagtattatatttacttttatgttattatattattttaaatattatttaagtatgaaacaaaaatattgaagattaaaatgaccattttataaaaaaataatattcaactTCATAATAGAGTAATAGCTAAGATTACTCGGGGTTTATGGAGTGGAGTTGGAGAAAATTTTATTGGAAATGCCCTAAAAGACAAGCTGTTGCAAACTTTACAAAGGAGTTAACTGTCACGGTCACTGGCATCTTCTATAAACGAGCTTGTTCTTCTATAAAGCCACGTCCTTTGCTCGTTCCACCACCCACGTAACGTACCTCCGCACCACAAGAACTCGACTAAGCTATAAGCATTAGCTGCAACAGTCACGTATCCAAACGGGATAAACCACCACGAGCTCCAGACCTGCAAAGAGCAgaccgttttttttttacccAAGATTTAACAAAAACAGAGTAAAGCTATTATAGTTACCTTTGGAAACAGAGGAATGCCTTTGAGGAGACAGAGAGAAGTCAAAACAGAGTAAATAAGCACAGGTACTGAACTTGGAGCCCAAAGGCAATAGCAACAGTAACCAAGTATCAATCCTAAACCGATCTTCCCTTGGCCATACCAAACCGGACTATACACTGAAAGCAGAACCTGAAAGTTACCCTCTGACCATCTCCTTTGCTGCACTAGCATTTGATGCAAATTGGTCGGCGCTACACCGACAAAAGCTTTCTTTTTCGGGTTCAAGTATGCTGATTTCCATCCACGGCATTTAATCCCTAAACCGGTTATTACATCCTCTGCCGGGCAACCATATTTCACACCCATCTGTACATTGAAACAAACATTCTTTACTTTAGTTTTGAGTGAATGAGATATTCAAAAACCGGTTTGCGTCCGGATCAAGAAACATTTCGTAGTAAGCAAGTATTAATCACAGCTTTTACCTCCTTTCCCCATTGAGAGTTTTCTTCATAAGTGCAGCTTGCAAGAGCCTTAATCATCTCAGTCTCTGAAATATActcagattcttcttcttcttcaacctctACCTCGCCATACTTTCTTCCGCAGATCACATCTCTTCTGTGAAAGCAGCCAGTTCCAATGTATAATGGACCGCCATTTCCATCTAATCCATTAAACTCCacctttttatattaaaaacattccAAAAACTTTAAAGCTTAGTTATAAGCAGAATCAATAATAATACTTCCTCTATATATACAAACTTACATCATATCCAACTCGCATCATGCTTGCATATAAATCATTCTTGGTAAGGTTCTCAAAACACTGCGGGAACTGCACGAAAGCAATCTTTTTCCCCTCTTTCTCATCAAGGAGGATGCAGAGCGCGTCGCGTGCTGACTTTGAGTTGTTTGAGTACATATCACAGTCCAAGTTTAGTATGATTCTCCCACATGTGATCTTCGAAGACACCCTTATCTGTGATAGAATGAAAAACGGTGTTACATTAAGAGATAGGAAGATGCCTTGTGGAACAAGTAAACTATTACCAATGCGTTCATGGATCCAGCCTTGAAGTGATGATGATGCTCTGGTCTCTTCTCTCTCGATAGATACACCAACGTTGGTACTGTTACTGTATTACCTTTTCTTCCATCTACCAAAATCTGATTAAAGGAAGCAAACACACAAAGATTCAGTTAGGTTGCTGCAGTTTTCTTACAGAACATAACCGTTACTTACTTGAAGAATGGTTCCATGGTTTCTGCGAGTAGCGTGAGAGTCCCACTGGGAGAACCCGTCACCGTACTTCAAACGCGCCTCATCTGGTATTATCCCGAGTCTCGCCGCCGTTTCAATCCTCGCCGCCATTTCTTTATACAACCTAGCCACTTCCTCTGTTTCAGCTGAATCAAAACCACTTGCCTTGCACGTCAAGTAAGCAGCAGGGGATCTCGGTTCAACGTTGAATCTTTTGCAGTACGGAACCCAAACTTTAGCAAACTNNNNNNNNNNNNNNNNNNNNNNNNNNNNNNNNNNNNNNNNNNNNNNNNNNNNNNNNNNNNNNNNNNNNNNNNNNNNNNNNNNNNNNNNNNNNNNNNNNNNTGTAGTGCCTTCTTCAAGAtccttcaacaaaaaaaaaacttataaggTTTTAGATGGAACTAGGATAAGATGtctctattttaaaaaaaaaaaaaaattatatatataatatatatataaattccaACAAGTTTTATGCTAAAAAATTCTTCACTCTCCTAAAAGCTCGAGATAAAGAGCAAATCGGAGTAAACATTCCGGCGACCAGAAGGAAAAAACGGCCGGCTAGGTTACAAGAGATGTCTCTCACTCAAACTAAAagacaaattaaaaagaaacagaTGCTTAACTGTTGGAAAATTGTCATCGGATGGGACCAATTTCTGAGGTTGGGTGggcttttcctttttctttttcgttttttgttgttggctTTATAGCCTTTTCCTCCTCCATAAGAATagacttcatcatcatcatcttcttcttcttccatttcTTCCATCTGTCAAATCAGGTCGCTATGTCACATCAAAAAAGTATTTATAATGATACTAAATAACACAGATCTGACCGTAAGAAAGTTGTGtgtaaaaaataaacaaaagtctAATCTGTAAAAAGCTCAATAACTTTGCTATGGAGATGATATGcttcaaaaaataaaagaaatgaggagaaaagaaaaactattcTACCTTCGTAACGTCACCTCAAAcggagaaagaaaaaagagaagagatatGAACAATGAACGTCACCAAAAATGGACAACAAGGAAAGGAGATATGAACTGTGAGCGACTGTTGTACTATTTATCAGCACTGTTTATTCgtgtactctttttttttttcaagttttagTCCCTTAAGTTtagatttgttttctttctcaaaaaagTTTAGATTTGTTTTAACTAAACAAAAACTACTATTGCTTTATATTTGATCAGGTCCTGcaaaatatttaatactattAGTTATACCCCCTATCCTCAATTCTCCCGTTTAACGAATTCTGATATTGTTGTCATTGATGACCGGGTGATTGTGGTCGAGTGGTAAGGAGACGGGGCTGAGACACCAACATGTTTCAGGTTCGATCCGCCTGCTGCGCGAAACTAAGTCACAATTATCCTGGTCACCCAACACGGATATGGGCCCATGCTTTAGGGCCTATTTGAATACCCGGAGAGAGGGTCTATCCGTGGGCTGCACCTCCCCTTGGGGATTAGTCTGGGCCTCTCCATGGGCCTGGAATACCTCCaggttaatcaaaaaaaaaaaaaaagttagttaaaaaaaaaacgtttacaAAGGTCAATAAAGCTTACAGATAATTATAGTAGATAACGCGGTCTCCGCTAACACAAACTCAAAACAAACCAATCATAAAAAATTGAAGTTTTGCATGTGTCGCAatgtagatatttattttttctaagaGATCACAAAAGGTGgttttcatttgagtttatggGACAATTTGTTGTTGGTAGTAGTCAGTTCGTTATGTGTTAAACTGTTAATTACATGTTTGATAATAAGTAAAATGAGGAAAGATAGTTAAAATCTGTATTGGAAACTTTTATTTTGCTTACTATTTGTTTGTTAAAGAACAAATTATGGCTCCTATTATTAAATCAATATTACTACACGTATGATGATTATAATAACTTTGaaccaataatatatatatatatatatatctatgttacaCATAATCAAACCATTATAATACTTATTAGCTTTTTGGATTCTTCAGAAAAGGAAAACTGCAACTTAGAAACAAATTGGCAAAAGACTTCCAAAAATCTGGATTTACACAAAGAATGTTTGGCATCAAATTGAACCCCACAAGATTATTATACTCAAATCACATTTTTGAAATCGGGACGTGCTACAACATACACGGatattatcaaaaatatttgaatGTGTATTCGCTTATTATTTAGAAAGGCtactgttgacaaaaaaaatactccGTATTTAGAAAGTCTTCACAGAGAGAAACTTATAAGTAATTACGAAAAGGTCATTTTGGTGAAGGATAAGGGGCGAAGCCAGTAAGAAAAATGAGGGTGCACATCCActcataatattttttgaaagctACTGTATTTTCTCGCTAATGTTTATGTGTCCACCAAAAATTGTACCCAGTCATAGTCACTTTTGGATTCGCCCCGGATTAACAAATATGTGTCTTTTAGGTTAACTTTTGTATTTATCTCTTTGTTAATCATTTCGATTTCAAAGGGTTTCCCTATCACAAATTGGCAACCATgaattgtttgtttttttttcatagaaaacgaCACCCTTAAACCCTAGACTGACACTACTACTTTATTGGAGCCCACcttaaactttttcttttctttttattaattaacaaCCGTTATATGCAAGCCTTGTTTGAAAACAGATAGATATAAAATCTCACTCGCCTTGAACTATATATCTTCCTGATCAATGAAAGATAATCGTGTCTTATTACCCTTGATGTTAATGTTAGAAGCTGACATGTATGTATTTGATTAATGCCAATGTGGTTACTTTTTCTTCTTGACTAGTAAATTAGTCTaaggttttaaaaaattagtctgaggttaaataagaaaaagtaaCCTAAGACTTCTATATATAGTTAGTACACTAATTAATTTAATAGTCAAGCCGCCTGATATAGAATCTGATGTATATTTGGATTCATCATTCATGTCCAACAATGTTACTtggttatttttcttttgtctaaTAATCAAGGGTTAAGATTGTGAATAAACTGAAAACAAGATAGATTCTGCTCACAAGAGCTTATTGAGACAGAAAATGAAATAGCTTTAAGAAGCTTTATTGTGCAATGAAACTAAAGAAAGGAAGAATCTTTAGGCTTGTCACCAAGATAAGTAAGATTGtaaatgattcataaatatgaAAGGAGAGGCTGCATTCAACGCAGCCAAAGTTACCGACACTAACcatctaacaacatatatatagtcctaagGAACCCTAGTTACATGGTTAACAAACACTTCATATTGGATCATAATATGGGCCTTGGTGTGGGCTTTAATACTCTCCCGCAAACTTAGCTGCGGGTGAACACGAAGCTGCTGAGTTT
It encodes:
- the LOC103832717 gene encoding cellulose synthase-like protein E1 isoform X3, whose translation is MMRKGDDRFRAVHEDEPLFITGRRTGRVIAYRVFSASVFFCICWIWLYRVTAPVEVDENRTGLVRFVWLVMLVTEIWFGLYWIVMQSPRWNPVWRFTFTDRLSRRYGDDLPRLDVFVCTADPVIEPPLMVVNTVLSVAALDYPPEKLAVYLSDDGGSELTFYALAEAAEFAKVWVPYCKRFNVEPRSPAAYLTCKASGFDSAETEEVARLYKEMAARIETAARLGIIPDEARLKYGDGFSQWDSHATRRNHGTILQILVDGRKGNTVTVPTLVYLSREKRPEHHHHFKAGSMNALIRVSSKITCGRIILNLDCDMYSNNSKSARDALCILLDEKEGKKIAFVQFPQCFENLTKNDLYASMMRVGYDVEFNGLDGNGGPLYIGTGCFHRRDVICGRKYGEVEVEEEEESEYISETEMIKALASCTYEENSQWGKEMGVKYGCPAEDVITGLGIKCRGWKSAYLNPKKKAFVGVAPTNLHQMLVQQRRWSEGNFQVLLSVYSPVWYGQGKIGLGLILGYCCYCLWAPSSVPVLIYSVLTSLCLLKGIPLFPKVWSSWWFIPFGYVTVAANAYSLVEFLWCGGTLRGWWNEQRTWLYRRTSSFIEDASDRDS
- the LOC103832717 gene encoding cellulose synthase-like protein E1 isoform X2, which gives rise to MMRKGDDRFRAVHEDEPLFITGRRTGRVIAYRVFSASVFFCICWIWLYRVTAPVEVDENRTGLVRFVWLVMLVTEIWFGLYWIVMQSPRWNPVWRFTFTDRLSRRYGDDLPRLDVFVCTADPVIEPPLMVVNTVLSVAALDYPPEKLAVYLSDDGGSELTFYALAEAAEFAKVWVPYCKRFNVEPRSPAAYLTCKASGFDSAETEEVARLYKEMAARIETAARLGIIPDEARLKYGDGFSQWDSHATRRNHGTILQILVDGRKGNTVTVPTLVYLSREKRPEHHHHFKAGSMNALIRVSSKITCGRIILNLDCDMYSNNSKSARDALCILLDEKEGKKIAFVQFPQCFENLTKNDLYASMMRVGYDVEFNGLDGNGGPLYIGTGCFHRRDVICGRKYGEVEVEEEEESEYISETEMIKALASCTYEENSQWGKEMGVKYGCPAEDVITGLGIKCRGWKSAYLNPKKKAFVGVAPTNLHQMLVQQRRWSEGNFQVLLSVYSPVWYGQGKIGLGLILGYCCYCLWAPSSVPVLIYSVLTSLCLLKGIPLFPKVWSSWWFIPFGYVTVAANAYSLVEFLWCGGTLRGWWNEQRTWLYRRTSSFIEDASDRDS